The Solanum pennellii chromosome 11, SPENNV200 sequence GAGATTTTTCTACGCATCATGTAGTCTccaattcaggatagtggtgcacttcactaccatgacttagaaactactcaatgtggttgtgTGAACTTATGATCCTcgaaatttaacctagtgctctgataccaactttgtcacgactggaatctagaccccagacgagaccggtgtcgttgacctctcagatgtcgcagacaagcctatatacgtcattcttacttcatctaggttaattttagcggaaaatttgaaactttttatttgtgacatgcttactaaacattctactacatacgtaattgttcaccatcaaccatctaacattaagatcatcaaatgaaagaaatagactattataacgataaagatgtacttgccaaaacggcaccaatacaatgtctgaaaataaaaccggaaagaaacgctagtggaacatactccactacctaaatcctacaactaagctagaatttAAATGGACAAgaatcctcgaaatcatgaggggctaccaagtctggatgaatgctcgacgtccgAATAATGCAgcgttgatcctgtagctctagcgtccacctgttcctgcacctaaaagtttagagttgtctagggttagtacacacttgtactaagtatggatatatgcaagcacacaccaagaacatgcatgagtaagattgtctctttcctaacaacatgattatagaaggtcaagtcagtggacttgcaaaattgagattaggaaagtgattgagctttcaaaatttgaattaggaaagtatatgagttttccaaatttggattaggaaagttatgccataagagtaacatgtatcatcatacttaacattttgcacacagacacaacagcgtacacatagcacatatcataattcatgtaacacataacgttgttcatatcattcattcgtatgacatgagaccttggaatcatggtcttgacattaagacttcccaaaaatgagggctcaacatatgggacctcaactagggacagcaaacacagagtctgcttcgttcattcatacgtacttcatttcatttcattcatgggccagtgtaaacgccaactatacctaggatgtagtttaacaCTTTCAtagggttcgttgtgcaatgaccaagaatgacctaatgtcattacttaaatctaactcaccttttgattatactatcctaacacctttggaatcatttgtttcattatgtgcatcatttgaggcttgcctcattcattcattcattgggaactttaactttaatcgacatagatcatgtgatcatcaTGAAAATCAGTGTCATGAaatcccacaccgaaaagaggtggaatcaccgacaaaagtaaccaaaacatgctagcgtacatgggaattgaaccccgatATATCTCTatattggcaatataggtttgaagactaggagatataaggagacccatgcCCGGCATGCTAAACAGTCTCATCTCAggagagttacatgaaccttcgcccttcccgaaagaaagcatcaccgctcatagctagtcgatcggtgctcagtataaagttccatttcattcaactaatacgtcatggaagttggcttctagtatgaggatatcatagctcaatatatgatttctcatctcatcattagtattaagtctGCTAATCTCAATACatttattagagtgttcatagagactagtctcttcattaactttaaactCTCATAGGTGTGTACGTTTTGGCAACATTttcttaggctcatttgagattgctctcatcttttacattagcctcatatcatgatGTCACCACgttcatcaacattagcacatttgctcttcataattactcacccctttttgcGTGAGTGttgccatttgtgtgtttcacactcttacttaacccttcaaaggtttcatcatttcattacacaatatcatttcatcatatgccaatgcacttggctatttagtgtgttttacactcgtacttaacccttctagggttacatcatttcaatACATACAACTTAggttaacttatttttaaatgtatgctagacatATGGGTcgatacatacaagccatgaggcttcattcacagtttgtttaagtgattcatatattcctaagattatgtagcaaaagacttatgcatcttgtatataTGTCAAGATCTctatttcgatctaagtaggtagaattattcttgaagatttaattcacgtatCACTTATGCATCTATATGGAATTTGggaagggaacccaatttcgaatcccttagaTGTAGACACGTATTTTTGACCGAATTTAAAGTTTAACACCAATTTTTAGAGCATAAGTAATTTTAtcaatctaaattaaatatattttgacctttttattattttcattaagtctatttaaaagatataagaataaacaacataaatatatttttattagataagtttattttgattgtaatatatatatatatatatatatatatataNNNNNNNNNNNNNNNNNNNNNNNNNNNNNNNNNNNNNNNNNNNNNNNNNNNNNNNNNNNNNNNNNNNNNNNNNNNNNNNNNNNNNNNNNNNNNNNNNNNNNNNNNNNNNNNNNNNNNNNNNNNNNNNNNNNNNNNNNNNNNNNNNNNNNNNNNNNNNNNNNNNNNNNNNNNNNNNNNNNNNNNNNNNNNNNNNNNNNNNNNNNNNNNNNNNNNNNNNNNNNNNNNNNNNNNNNNNNNNNNNNNNNNNNNNNNNNNNNNNNNNNNNNNNNNNNNNNNNNNNNNNNNNNNNNNNNNNNNNNNNNNNNNNNNNNNNNNNNNNNNNNNNNNNNNNNNNNNNNNNNNNNNNNNNNNNNNNNNNNNNNNNNNNNNNNNNNNNNNNNNNNNNNNNNNNNNNNNNNNNNNNNNNNNNNNNNNNNNNNNNNNNNNNNNNNNNNNNNNNNNNNNNNNNNNNNNNNNNNNNNNNNNNNNNNNNNNNNNNNNNNNNNNNNNNNNNNNNNNNNNNNNNNNNNNNNNNNNNNNNNNNNNNNNNNNNNNNNNNNNNNNNNNNNNNNNNNNNNNNNNNNNNNNNNNNNNNNNNNNNNNNNNNNNNNNNNNNNNNNNNNNNNNNNNNNNNNNNNNNNNNNNNNNNNNNNNNNNNNNNNNNNNNNNNNNNNNNNNNNNNNNNNNNNNNNNNNNNNNNNNNNNNNNNNNNNNNNNNNNNNNNNNNNNNNNNNNNNNNNNNNNNNNNNNNNNNNNNNNNNNNNNNNNNNNNNNNNNNNNNNNNNNNNNNNNNNNNNNNNNNNNNNNNNNNNNNNNNNNNNNNNNNNNNNNNNNNNNNNNNNNNNNNNNNNNNNNNNNNNNNNNNNNNNNNtatatatatatatatataaaacctCCAACACACCCCACGATCCCATGACCCCACTCCCCACACCCCATTCAACTCACACACAACACTCCCCACTCACCACCTTTATACATACTacacacattaaaaaaaaaaaggaaaaaaaggggagaaacaaaagaaaaaaagcagaacaaaaaaaaaaagatcagaagagaaaaaaaaaaaggaaggcAACACACACGTAGAAAATATTATTCtcatctttttacttttttgaaaaattcacaAACAAAGGTTGAGTTTTGAGGTTCACTTTGTGGTTTCAAGTTCGTGGTTCCTTGTTAGGATTATATCCTTTCCTGAATTTGATTTTCGCAAAAGGTATtattcaatattcatatataatattatattcatgATTATGTAGTATTTATTTTTCCATGTTATGAATTTAATCAAGTTCTAGGTTGGTTCAACCTTTTcattataatattgaaatatgGTAAATATGTGTATATTGTTAAATTTAGAACAAATTATGTATAGTATCGTATTTTAATCTTTATGTCTAGTATCTGGTGAAATCGTTCTTGCTCCTCTTTAATCatagtaattaatatttattttcttttttaaaaaaacttatttttatatatttgttaaattgaagaatgagaaaaattatttaaatgattgCAAGTTCCATATAATCTGTAAAGTTAATTCCGACAGTACgcctcatatttatttatttccccTTATAATTTTTAGTATGCATACTTTATtgtgaatataaatttaattgtttaaaaCATAATCTCTTTGTTTGTGCCTGAATATACTAGATTAGTAAAATagtttatgataatattgaatGAGAAAATTTGTGAGATAGAGTTGATTTGCAATTTATTTAATGCTAATGTTAATAATCATCTAAAGAAGACTATTGAATGTtgtattgaaaaaatattattgaattgttataatatgcttactattttttttctttcaaataataagaaatgaaaaataaaacaaaaacaatgtaAACATTACCTacctacatatatatattgatgacCAAAAAAGANNNNNNNNNNNNNNNNNNNNNNNNNNNNNNNNNNNNNNNNNNNNNNNNNNNNNNNNNNNNNNNNNNNNNNNNNNNNNNNNNNNNNNNNNNNNNNNNNNNNNNNNNNNNNNNNNNNNNNNNNNNNNNNNNNNNNNNNNNNNNNNNNNNNNNNNNNNNNNNNNNNNNNNNNNNNNNNNNNNNNNNNNNNNNNNNNNNNNNNNNNNNNNNNNNNNNNNNNNNNNNNNNNNNNNNNNNNNNNNNNNNNNNNNNNNNNNNNNNNNNNNNNNNNNNNNNNNNNNNNNNNNNNNNNNNNNNNNNNNNNNNNNNNNNNNNNNNNNNNNNNNNNNNNNNNNNNNNNNNNNNNNNNNNNNNNNNNNNNNNNNNNNNNNNNNNNNNNNNNNNNNNNNNNNNNNNNNNNNNNNNNNNNNNNNNNNNNNNNNNNNNNNNNNNNNNNNNNNNNNNNNNNNNNNNNNNNNNNNNNNNNNNNNNNNNNNNNNNNNNNNNNNNNNNNNNNNNNNNNNNNNNNNNNNNNNNNNNNNNNNNNNNNNNNNNNNNNNNNNNNNNNNNNNNNNNNNNNNNNNNNNNNNNNNNNNNNNNNNNNNNNNNNNNNNNNNNNNNNNNNNNNNNNNNNNNNNNNNNNNNNNNNNNNNNNNNNNNNNNNNNNNNNNNNNNNNNNNNNNNNNNNNNNNNNNNNNNNNNNNNNNNNNNNNNNNNNNNNNNNNNNNNNNNNNNNNNNNNNNNNNNNNNNNNNNNNNNNNNNNNNNNNNNNNNNNNNNNNNNNNNNNNNNNNNNNNNNNNNNNNNNNNNNNNNNNNNNNNNNNNNNNNNNNNNNNNNNNNNNNNNNNNNNNNNNNNNNNNNNNNNNNNNNNNNNNNNNNNNNNNNNNNNNNNNNNNNNNNNNNNNNNNNNNNNNNNNNNNNNNNNNNNNNNNNNNNNNNACCTGGGAAGCACACAGTTATGATGCCTTTGTGGTGGCTTTTTTGGGGATCATGGTATTTCCAAAAAAGGGAGGAAAGATTAGCATGAACTTAGCTGCAGTCGTTACAGCTTTTGAGAAAAAGCCTAATATCACCCTCGTACCAATGATTCTGGCAGACTTCTATCGTGCTTTAACTATTTGCAAGGATGGAAAAGACTACTTTGAGGGATGCAATAAGTTATTACAACTATGGATGATTGAACACATTCGTCATCACCCTTATGCAGTGGACTCTAAAGTAGAATGGAATGATTATATTGGAGGCCACAAAGAAAGAATCAAAGATCATAGTTTTCCGAAGGGTATTGAAGCTTGGAAGCAACACCTCAATAATCTGACTGCTGACAAGATTGTGTGGAATTATCATTGGTTTCCATCGGCCGAGGTGATATACATGACTACTTTTAGATCATTCATTGTCCTAATGGGTCTTCGAGGTGTCCAACCTTACATGACACTTAGAGTCATGCGACAACTTGGGCGACGCCAGTTTCTACCACCTAATGAAGATATGCGTGAATTCATGTATGAGTTTCATCCCAAGATACCTTTAAGGCAATCAGAGATATTTAAGATTTGGGGGGGATGCATACTCTAAAGTCCCCACGATATGGTGAAGGATCGCACAAGAGGTGAGGTGGACCAAGCATACTTAGACTGGGTTCATGATCAGCCCCTTCCTAAGGTTATGCCAGAAGGGTCAATAAAAGGACCTATAGATCGAGAAGCAGAAATTGAGGTTAAGATTAAGCAAGCTCGCCTCAAAGTCGAAAGAAGCTACAAATCTACTCTGGATATCCTAAGTAATGACCTGAAAAACGCTAAAGAGGAGTTGGCCCAACGTGATGCGATATTTGAAGTTAGAGTTAGAAAACACCGCTCTACCATTCTAACCTTACAAGAAGACTTGGGCATTGCCACAGGCGCTATGGAGCAACAGGAAGAGGagtataagaaagaaaaggCCCAGCTTACCTACGCACAGTCTAGACTCCAAACTCAAGTTAAAGCCTCTATGGAACGTGAAAGAGAAATAGCAAGGCGTTTCAGTGCTTATCAGGCACACTATGAGATTGAGAGAGGTCAAAGGATAGCCGAGCGAGATGCACTCCACCTTCAAATTGAAGAGCTCCAAGAACAAAGGGAAAATTTGACCCATGAAGTCAATACTGCTCACCACTGGTTACAGAATTGTTATGACAATATGGATGAAGCCAGAGACCGAATACTACAACTTAGGGATGAACTCAACAATGTTTTTGCTAGATATTTACACCAGAACGATGAGAGGTTGGGCCGACAGGCCCGTGCTTTGTCTCCATATCTACCGAAAGCGTTGGCGAAGATTTATAAGGGTCTTGGAGATGATTGAGATTCGAGGATTCAGTTTCTTTTCGAGTCTATTTTCTTAGTagtgattatttcattttattttattattatttttagttttttctctttcttttcgttttgttatttcatttcatttagaGTCTATCTAAGTCCTAGGTACTtctgttttttttgtttgtttgttttattcaaatcattgtttaaaatatttgaaaatgaatgaaaaagatttGCTTTCGGTCACCTTATGTGCATATGtcatgcaaaaataaataaataaaataaaaaaaataaaaaaaatgaattaatatcaTTCTCGAACTACGCAAGATCTGATTCATGGGTCAAAcatgatacgtaggcaacccagGAGGTTTGatccaaattattattattattattattttcttttcctttttctttcttttttctcttaaaaaatgataatcataatgataataaataaacaaataaataagtaagtaaataaataataataacaaaatattaaaaaactaaTGAAGAGAAGAATGCCTAGGTAAGCCGGGATGAAACATAAGGTCCTCCATATTAGAAGTATGTATGTGGATACAATGTGCATAATTTCTTAACACTAATCGGTTTGTTACTCCATTcagagagagagaaatagagagagaaagagagagagacataCTAGCTTAAAGGTAGTTGGTTTGGGGTTAAACTGACATCACATCCTTACAACACAAGATCGAAAGGGAAACAGAAAATGGCCCCCAAAGACGGAAATGAATCGGACAATGATGAGGAGATCAAAAACCAGATGACTTCACAAGAAACATGGACAACAGAAGAGACAAGGGTGTTAAGACAACAAATGGCAGAGATGTACGAGGCTTGGATGAATGGACAACCTCCACCGTCTTCAATCCGAgactattttaatacaaatatgtctCACCCTATCCAGGTGTCGACAAGCGATCCGATATATCCCCCTGGATTCGGCCCCTATGCTAACACATCCAATGTCACTGGAACTTCTATGGTGCGCCCTTCGAATGGGCCTGTGATAAGTAATCCACTCTTTGTGTAAACTGCCTCGACTAACAGCATCCCGCAGCCAACGATGGTGCCCAAATCCAACAGCGATCCTCCGCCCAAAGTTCGGCGTGATCAGAGTTACACTCTTGAAGAGGCCATTAAAATTCCAAGCTCTCATCCCCACATTCATCAATATAGTTCCCCTGTCGAAATTGAGAAGATGGTCAAGAATGAGGAACATGAAGAAATGactaagaaaatgaagagtttggaaCAGAGTATAAGAGATATGCAAGGACTAGGAGGCCACAAAGGCATCTCGTTCAGTGACTTGTGTATGTTTCCTCACGTCCATTTGCCTGCTGGTTTTAAAACTCCAAAGTTTGAAAAATACGATGGTCACGGAGACCCCATAGCTCATCTAAAGAGATATTGCAACCAATTGAGGGGTGCAGAGGGCAAAGAAGAGTTACTTATGGCCTATTTTGGGGAAAGCTTAGTAGGGATTGCATCTGAATGGTTCATAGATCAGGATATCACCAACTGGCACACATGGGATGATTTGGCTCGATGTTTTGTACAGCAATTCCAATATAATATTGACATTGTTCCAGATCGCTCCTCGTTAGCCAACATGAGGAAAAAGACCACGGAAAATTTTCGTGAATATGCTATCAGATGGAGGGAACAAGCTGCTAGGGTTAAGCCACCGATGAAGGAGTCAGAGATGATTGACGTCTTTCTCCAGGCGCAAGAACCTGATTACTTTCACTATCTGCTTTCTGCCGTAGGGAAGACATTCGCTGAAGTTATTAAGGTAGGGGAAATGGTGGAAAATGGCATCAAGTCTGGAAAAATTGTAAGTCAAGCTGCCTTAAAAGCCACAACACAAGTGCTTCAAAATGGTTCTGGAAATATTGGAGGGAAGAAGAGAAGGGAGAATGTGGCCGCTATTGTATCAGCGCCTAGGACTCATGTCCAAGGTAATTCCCCACAACACTATTTTCCTTCCCAAGCTCCACAATATTCTGTCCCATACACTCCATATCATGTTTTTAATGCACAACCAATTGCACCCCCTTCTTATCCACGATGGCGTGCATCAACTCCACAAAATCATCCACCACCCCCACCAGTTCATCAAAATACTGCTAGAATTCCTTTCCGTCCTAGACCACAATACAAAAAGGGAAATGGCGTTAAAGATGAGTTCACTCCTATTGGGGAGTCGTATGCTAGCTTTTTCCAAAAATTAAGGATGTTGAATGTTTTGAGTCCTATTGAGAGAAAGATGTCGAATCCTCCCCCGAGAAATTTGGATTATTCTCAACATTGCGCATATTGTTCTAATGCCCCAGGGCACAACATAGAGAGATGTTGGTATTTGAAAAGGGCCATTCAGGATTTGATCGATtctaattgaattataattgaatgTCCGAGTGGACCCAACATCAATCAAAATCCATTGCCGAGGCATACTGAAACAAACATGCTAGAAATGATGAAGTGTCATGAAGAGTCTGGATCTCCGTATAAGCCAATCCTTAGGGTTGGAATTGGCATTGAGAAGTCAGcaaattttgttgatttaacaaaaatgatgCCTTTAGGGGCGGAAAGTGTGTTAGAAAAGTTGAGTCCATCAAATACACCCATCTTAACTGTGAAAGGAGCCCTTGAAGATGTTTGGGCAAGCCCGAGTAAGGCAAAATCGTTTGTTCCAAAAGGGCCAAACAAGCTTATCTTGATCGTGCGAGGGACCCATATTCCTCCTGTGATTATTAGGCCAGTATACCAGCTCCCAATGACTAACCCCAAAGTTGTTCCTTGGAATTATGAGCCTACTCTCGTGACATACAAGggaaaagaaattgatgaagaaatagaTGAAGTAGGAGGAATAACCCGTTCAGGAAGATGTTATGTCCCGATGGAATTAAGGAAGACTAAAAATGACCAAATACAAATAAAGAGTCCGGTCACTGAAGGAGAGGCAGAGGAATTCCTAAGGAAGATGAAACTATCAGACTCCTCCGTGGtggaacaattaagaaaaactcGAGCCCAAATCTCTTTGTTGTCTTTGCTAATACATTCTGATGAACATCGTAAGgctgtaatgaaaattttgaatgaagcaCATATTCCTAGTAAAGTTACAGTGTGTTAGTCAGAGAAGATTGCTGGGAGAACATTTGAGGTAAACCGCATCACCTTTTCAGATGATGAACTACCCAAAGAAGGTACAGGACATAACCAAAGCCTACATATCACTGTAAAGTGTGAGCTTTCATATGTCCCTCGTGTTCTAATTGATGGAGGATCTGGAGCAAATATTTGTCCTTTATCAACTCTACAGAAATTGAATGTTAGTGCTGAAAGGGTCCGACCCAACAATGTATGTGTTAGAGCTTTTTATGGGCCAAAAACAGATGTCATTGGTGAGATAGAGCTCGTACTAACCATAGGGCCTGTGGATTTCGCTGTGAATTTTCAAGTGTTGGATATCAACGCGTCCTACAATCTATTGTTGGGGAGGCCATGGGTGCATAAGGCTGGAGAAGTCCCCTCAACGTTGCATCAAATGATTAAGTTTGAATACGACTGACAAGAGGTAATTGTTCATGGTGAGGGGGATTTGTCAATCTACAAAGACTCTTCCTCCCCTTTTATCAAGGCGGATAATGAGAGTGAGGCACTGGTTTATCAAGCTTTTGAGGTAGTGGTTGTTGAGCATATCCCCGAGGGGAGTGTCATTTCAAAACCAAATATGCCCATCGCATCTGTAATTGTGGTGAATGAATTATTGAAACATGGGTTTGAGCCGGGTAAAGGCTTAGGAATCTGCCTGCAAGGGAGAGCTTATCCATTGAGTCTACAAAAGAGCATCGGTACTTTTGGATTAGGCTACCAACCTAGAGTCGAGGACAAAATGAaggcaaagaagaagaagagagatgtATGGTCACTTACCAAGCCTATAAAACCAATCTACAAATCTTTCATCAAAGCCCGCGCAACAGAATCTTATCAATCATCTTTTCCAGAGCCAGTGATGAAAGTAAGCGAAGAAATGGTCAACTATTTTAGAGATTTATTTGTCGA is a genomic window containing:
- the LOC107003834 gene encoding uncharacterized protein LOC107003834 — encoded protein: MLEMMKCHEESGSPYKPILRVGIGIEKSANFVDLTKMMPLGAESVLEKLSPSNTPILTVKGALEDVWASPSKAKSFVPKGPNKLILIVRGTHIPPVIIRPVYQLPMTNPKVVPWNYEPTLVTYKGKEIDEEIDEVGGITRSGRCYVPMELRKTKNDQIQIKSPVTEGEAEEFLRKMKLSDSSVVEQLRKTRAQISLLSLLIHSDEHHDELPKEGTGHNQSLHITVKCELSYVPRVLIDGGSGANICPLSTLQKLNVSAERVRPNNVCVRAFYGPKTDVIGEIELVLTIGPVDFAVNFQVLDINASYNLLLGRPWVIVHGEGDLSIYKDSSSPFIKADNESEALVYQAFEVVVVEHIPEGSVISKPNMPIASVIVVNELLKHGFEPGKGLGICLQGRAYPLSLQKSIGTFGLGYQPRVEDKMKAKKKKRDVWSLTKPIKPIYKSFIKARATESYQSSFPEPVMKVSEEMVNYFRDLFVEVDMVELGEGTSDRDVQFIGPDVKLNNWEVTPLPVKDESCSFYVDSSDMTCMHNFSPDLNIQSNLRPNIEIISQEIEYDEDRVFEEVRRDFNHFENKSNPNMSETETINLGDQEIIKETKISVHVRHQKDDTIQALFDYKDIFASSYDDMPGLRTDMVVHKLPIDPNFPPIKHKLRKLKTDMSIIIKEEITKQLEAKIIQVSQYPSWLANIVLVPKKDGKVRMCVDYRDLNKASPKYEFPLLNIHILLDSCAKHEVASVVDCYAGNHQIIMDDEDAEKTSFITPWGTYCYRVMPFVLKNAGATYMRAMTTMFHDMMHREIEVYVDDVIIKSKKQSNHVKDLRRFFERLRKYNLKLNPAKCVFGVPSGKLLGFIVSRRGIELDPSKIKAIQELPPPKNKLEVMSLLGRHIPRMHNEIADALATLSSMLQHPDDAHIDPLYIQIRDQHAYCNMIEEEFDGKPWFHDIKTYLQSGECP